A region of Solanum dulcamara chromosome 7, daSolDulc1.2, whole genome shotgun sequence DNA encodes the following proteins:
- the LOC129893751 gene encoding uncharacterized protein LOC129893751 produces the protein MKMEDSVRSGGGVLKKKSSSGCLIIKRKDDRLGIGGISSSGASQKVKNRPKFVMNEYESSDRISESIQRKTGQVFSNGSVFYGRTGVRDGEFGRNMNLSDFNKHEECDMKMQSNGYGDERFDMVERRGGSSEFGSGSRSVMVEKRKLSYMDSSSSFLGSRIKGDGSGFKRRYGLLEDEVHMPISLPREASHELIRLQGKNGVLKVMVNKKKKTDLMPKEYDPVEIESRKGSWSADVVKRNSLVRPPCYSGPKQPEKQPLSIQTEGNELKPQKPLLGKSTHLVASEKDETDTSLKLAPPSLQPASSATRVLKEESRPLTSEDVTPAKRKDGKVNRGGSTEKQKLRERIRGMLIEAGWTIDYRPRKNREYLDAVYINPSGTAYWSIIKAYEAFQKRPEVDLGKSKPDGSSCSFAPISDDLINKLTRQTRKKIEKEMKKKRKDDGKRQDPKQISVRESVLGTGSDQREKRFDSYIMKEDKLLQGKLHVSDQESGDNSSDNSLKVRRLKQYMTGKASAGVVSNSIHGRKSKLIGRCTLLARHSDKGGNSDIDGYVPYTGKRTLLSWLIDSGSLKLRQKIQYVNRRRTTVKLEGWITQDGVHCGCCSKILPVSRFELHAGSKRHQTFQNIVLESGTSLLECLVDAWNQQKESDRQDFYNIDVDGDGGEDDVCGICGDGGDLICCDGCPSTFHQSCLGIHILPSGLWHCPNCTCKFCGAASGNPSEDSERTVNEFLSCSLCEKKYHKSCSLEMNALPAISNNPSGTFCGQKCQELYDHLQNILGVKHELEGGFSWSLIQRTDLDSDTSRRPFPQRVECNSKLAVALAVMDECFVPIVDRRSGINIIHNVLYNTGSNFSRLNFRGFYTAILERGDDIISAASIRIRGTRLAEMPFIGTRNIYRQQGMCRRLFYAIETVLSTLKVEKLIIPAISEHLHTWAKVFGFNELEESNKQEMKSISMLVFPGTDMLQKKILKKDVQEACELQQSHPPSPVLVEKTDQESSIRCAGHMHDGVCVNIVEKPDDRFGPMGSGSPASAVPLSDSTVIRTQGGGCESDTQISSKGVEKNFAELPTKWMLSSLPSGTSDGSPDTEDAALGPANIDDNSSIEPINLKV, from the exons ATGAAGATGGAGGATAGTGTGAGATCAGGGGGTGGTGTACTGAAGAAAAAAAGCTCTTCTGGTTGTTTAATTATTAAAAGGAAAGATGATAGATTGGGCATAGGAGGGATCAGTTCTTCAGGGGCTTCACAGAAGGTGAAGAACAGGCCTAAGTTTGTAATGAATGAGTATGAGTCGAGTGATAGGATATCAGAGTCAATTCAGCGAAAAACTGGTCAAGTTTTTAGTAATGGTTCTGTTTTTTATGGAAGAACTGGTGTTAGAGATGGTGAATTTGGTAGAAATATGAATTTGTCCGATTTTAATAAGCATGAAGAATGTGATATGAAAATGCAATCAAATGGGTATGGTGATGAAAGATTTGACATGGTTGAAAGAAGAGGGGGCTCAAGTGAGTTTGGGAGTGGGTCTAGGAGTGTAATGGTTGAGAAGAGGAAGCTTTCGTATATGGATAGTTCAAGTAGTTTTTTGGGTAGTAGGATAAAGGGTGATGGCAGTGGATTTAAGAGAAGGTATGGTTTATTAGAGGATGAAGTGCATATGCCCATTTCATTGCCTAGAGAAGCCTCTCATGAACTGATCAGATTGCAAGGGAAAAATGGGGTATTGAAGGTAATGgtgaataagaagaagaagacagaCTTAATGCCCAAGGAATATGATCCTGTGGAAATTGAAAGTAGAAAAGGTTCTTGGTCTGCAGATGTTGTCAAGAGGAATTCACTAGTCCGTCCGCCCTGTTATTCGGGTCCTAAACAACCTGAAAAGCAACCATTGTCTATTCAAACAGAGGGAAACGAGCTGAAACCACAAAAACCTTTGTTGGGTAAAAGCACCCATTTAGTGGCCTCTGAAAAAGATGAGACTGATACATCACTAAAGTTGGCACCTCCTAGTTTGCAGCCTGCTAGCTCAGCAACACGGGTGCTGAAGGAAGAAAGCAGGCCCTTGACATCTGAAGATGTTACCCCTGCTAAAAGAAAAGATGGAAAAGTGAATCGAGGTGGGAGCACTGAGAAGCAGAAGTTGCGAGAGAGAATAAGGGGAATGCTCATTGAAGCTGGATGGACCATTGATTATAGACCAAGAAAGAATAGAGAATATCTGGATGCAGTGTACATTAATCCTAGTGGAACAGCCTATTGGTCAATAATTAAGGCCTATGAAGCATTTCAAAAACGACCAGAGGTAGATTTAGGTAAAAGTAAACCTGATGGAAGCTCTTGTTCATTTGCTCCAATATCAGATGATTTAATTAATAAACTTACCAGGCAAACAcggaaaaaaattgagaaagaaatgaaaaagaaaaggaaagatgATGGCAAGAGACAAGATCCTAAACAGATTTCTGTGAGGGAGTCTGTTTTAGGCACAGGCAGTGATCAGCGTGAGAAGAGGTTCGATAGCTATATAATGAAGGAAGATAAGTTGCTGCAAGGAAAATTACATGTATCAGACCAGGAGAGTGGGGATAATTCAAGTGATAACTCATTGAAGGTAAGGAGACTTAAACAGTATATGACTGGAAAAGCATCTGCTGGAGTCGTTTCTAATTCAATACATGGAAGAAAAAGTAAATTAATTGGACGATGTACATTGCTGGCCCGTCATTCTGACAAGGGAGGAAATTCAGATATTGATGGATACGTTCCATATACTGGAAAAAGAACCTTATTGTCCTGGTTGATTGACTCCGGATCATTGAAGTTGAGACAGAAGATTCAATATGTGAACCGTAGAAGGACAACTGTAAAACTAGAAGGTTGGATCACACAAGATGGTGTGCACTGTGGTTGCTGTAGTAAAATCCTTCCAGTTTCTAGATTTGAGCTCCATGCAGGAAGTAAACGACATCAAACATTTCAAAACATAGTTTTAGAGTCTGGAACTTCCTTACTAGAATGCTTGGTTGACGCATGGAATCAGCAAAAAGAGTCTGATCGCCAGGATTTCTACAATATAGATGTTGATGGTGATGGTGGTGAAGATGATGTTTGTGGTATTTGTGGTGATGGTGGGGACCTTATCTGTTGTGATGGTTGCCCATCAACTTTTCATCAGAGCTGTCTGGGAATACAC ATACTTCCTTCAGGCCTTTGGCATTGTCCAAACTGCACTTGCAAATTTTGTGGGGCTGCTAGTGGAAACCCTTCTGAGGATAGTGAGAGAACTGTCAATGAATTTCTTTCTTGCAGCCTCTGTGAGAAAAAAT ATCACAAGTCATGCAGTTTGGAGATGAATGCTTTACCTGCTATTTCAAATAATCCATCTGGTACATTCTGTGGGCAGAAATGCCAGGAG CTGTATGACCATTTACAGAATATTCTTGGTGTCAAACATGAACTTGAAGGAGGATTCTCATGGTCCCTGATTCAACGAACAGATTTGGACTCAGATACTTCTCGTCGCCCCTTTCCTCAACGAGTAGAGTGCAATTCTAAGCTAGCTGTTGCACTAGCTGTTATGGATGAATGTTTCGTGCCCATTGTCGACAGGAGGAGCGGGATAAATATTATTCACAACGTTCTATACAACACTGG CTCAAATTTTAGTCGGCTGAATTTCCGTGGCTTCTACACTGCAATTCTGGAAAGGGGTGATGACATAATATCTGCTGCATCTATACG GATCCGTGGAACTCGACTTGCAGAAATGCCATTCATTGGGACCAGGAATATATATAGGCAGCAAGGGATGTGTCGTCGACTATTTTATGCTATCGAAACA GTCCTCTCCACTTTAAAAGTTGAGAAGTTAATCATTCCTGCTATATCTGAGCATCTGCATACCTGGGCCAAGGTTTTTGGATTCAATGAACTTGAGGAATCAAACAAGCAAGAAATGAAATCCATCAGTATGTTGGTATTTCCTGGGACGGACATGTTGCAAAAGAAGATATTGAAGAAAGATGTGCAAGAGG CTTGTGAGTTACAGCAAAGTCATCCTCCGTCACCTGTTTTGGTTGAAAAAACGGATCAGGAATCGTCTATCAGGTGTGCCGGACATATGCATGATGGCGTATGTGTGAACATAGTTGAAAAACCTGATGACAGGTTTGGTCCAATGGGTTCTGGCTCTCCAGCTTCTGCCGTTCCGTTAAGTGATAGCACTGTGATTAGAACACAAGGTGGTGGTTGTGAGTCAGATACCCAAATCTCCAGTAAGGGGGTAGAGAAGAATTTTGCTGAATTACCCACAAAGTGGATGCTCTCTTCTCTTCCATCTGGCACAAGTGACGGCAGTCCTGATACTGAAGATGCAGCACTAGGTCCTGCAAACATTGATGACAACTCTAGTATAGAGCCTATCAATCTAAAAGTTTAG